One genomic region from Anabaena sp. PCC 7108 encodes:
- the cobG gene encoding precorrin-3B synthase, whose product MPSIRSLSSSVSASHREGVLILLSAFTACPGLFYTTPAQDGILSRIRIPGGDINSEQCLLMANIADNYGGGYVDVTNRANLQIREIKTGINIEVLQHLQQLGLGSANPNVDHIRNIMTSPTAGIDSQELIDTRPLVKAWDNYITEHPHLGGLSAKFSVCFDGGGKVSVLNQLNDITFAAVLVEGNVYFRLYLTIGEKGEPARDIGILLKPEECLPVLAALADVYLQHTDHNSLRKPRLREIINDLGIENYLHLAFKSKSLTSQPLVCHSFSQLPAQTDIITVPADSIGIHPQKQVGLFYIGVVLPLGRVESLQMRGLADLAKKYGSGNIRLTSWQNLLITDIHEKQVVEVEREISNLGLSCSPANIKTALVACSGKRGCAASATETKDHALTLAKYLENCITLDYPVNIHFSGCAKSCAQHNQADITLLGVSIESEKETLEGYQVYVSDGSLQKFGHQLYEYVNFRELPALIEQMLKTYKIQRLNHQESFGEFTKRNHALLDYPPLSDLIEKTRRATQEVVPQLSAAIGSETPF is encoded by the coding sequence ATGCCATCTATAAGGAGTTTATCAAGTTCTGTCTCTGCGTCACACAGAGAAGGAGTTTTAATTTTGTTGTCCGCATTTACCGCCTGTCCAGGCTTATTTTACACCACACCCGCTCAAGATGGGATATTGTCTCGCATCAGAATACCAGGCGGAGATATTAACAGTGAACAGTGTCTATTGATGGCAAACATAGCCGATAATTATGGTGGTGGCTATGTAGATGTAACAAATCGAGCCAATTTGCAAATCCGAGAAATCAAAACCGGGATAAATATTGAAGTTCTCCAGCATTTACAGCAATTGGGTTTAGGTTCTGCCAATCCCAATGTAGACCATATTCGCAACATTATGACCAGCCCCACTGCGGGTATTGATTCTCAGGAATTAATCGATACTCGTCCCTTAGTCAAAGCTTGGGATAATTATATTACAGAACATCCTCATTTAGGCGGACTATCTGCTAAATTTAGCGTTTGCTTTGATGGTGGTGGTAAAGTTTCCGTATTGAATCAGCTGAACGATATCACCTTTGCGGCTGTGTTGGTTGAAGGTAATGTTTACTTCCGTCTTTATTTGACTATTGGTGAAAAAGGAGAACCAGCTAGAGATATAGGAATTTTATTAAAACCAGAGGAATGTTTACCAGTTTTAGCAGCTTTAGCAGATGTTTATTTACAACATACAGATCATAACAGTCTTCGCAAACCACGTTTGCGGGAAATTATCAATGATTTAGGGATCGAAAATTATTTGCATTTAGCTTTTAAAAGCAAATCCCTTACTTCCCAACCCCTAGTTTGTCATAGCTTTTCCCAATTACCAGCCCAAACAGATATCATAACTGTTCCGGCAGACTCAATTGGTATTCATCCCCAAAAACAAGTAGGATTATTTTATATTGGTGTCGTCTTACCCCTAGGAAGGGTAGAAAGTTTACAAATGAGAGGTTTGGCTGATTTAGCAAAAAAATATGGTAGTGGTAATATTAGGTTGACATCTTGGCAAAATTTGCTGATTACCGATATTCACGAAAAACAAGTTGTCGAAGTAGAAAGGGAAATTAGCAACTTAGGACTAAGTTGTTCTCCGGCTAATATTAAAACTGCATTAGTCGCTTGTTCTGGTAAACGAGGTTGTGCTGCTTCGGCAACTGAAACTAAAGACCACGCTTTAACATTAGCAAAATATCTCGAGAATTGTATTACCCTAGATTACCCAGTGAATATTCATTTTAGCGGTTGTGCAAAATCTTGCGCCCAACATAATCAAGCTGATATTACCTTGCTTGGGGTCAGCATTGAGTCAGAAAAGGAAACTTTAGAAGGATATCAAGTGTATGTCAGTGACGGTAGTTTACAAAAGTTTGGTCATCAACTTTACGAATATGTGAATTTTAGGGAACTGCCGGCATTAATTGAACAGATGTTAAAAACGTATAAAATACAACGATTAAATCATCAAGAAAGCTTTGGAGAATTTACTAAACGAAATCATGCTCTACTAGATTATCCACCCTTATCTGATCTGATTGAAAAGACACGGAGAGCCACACAGGAAGTAGTTCCGCAACTATCCGCAGCAATTGGGTCGGAAACACCATTTTAA
- a CDS encoding precorrin-8X methylmutase — MSNYIRDADEIYRSSFAIIRAEANLDILPEDVAKVAVRLIHACGMTDIVNDLGYSETAVESGRKALAAGAPILCDCRMVAEGVTRKRLPVNNNVICTLNDPEVPQIAKRLRNTRSAAALELWRFHLDGAIVAIGNAPTALFRLLEMLDTGVPRPALILGFPVGFVGAAESKAALAADSRNVPFLTLHGRRGGSAIAAAAINALATEEE, encoded by the coding sequence ATGTCAAACTATATACGTGATGCAGATGAAATATACCGTAGTTCCTTTGCTATTATCCGGGCTGAAGCAAATTTAGACATTCTTCCAGAAGATGTAGCAAAAGTTGCAGTACGTTTGATTCATGCCTGTGGAATGACGGATATTGTCAATGACTTGGGATATTCAGAAACTGCTGTGGAATCAGGTAGAAAAGCCTTAGCAGCCGGCGCACCGATTTTGTGTGATTGCCGTATGGTAGCCGAAGGTGTCACCAGAAAAAGATTACCTGTCAACAATAACGTTATTTGTACTCTCAACGACCCAGAAGTACCACAAATAGCGAAAAGGTTGAGAAATACGCGGTCAGCAGCAGCTTTAGAATTATGGCGTTTCCATCTAGACGGGGCAATAGTAGCTATTGGCAATGCACCCACAGCCCTATTTAGATTGTTAGAAATGCTAGATACTGGTGTTCCCCGTCCAGCATTAATTTTAGGATTTCCCGTTGGGTTTGTGGGTGCAGCCGAATCAAAAGCAGCATTGGCAGCGGATAGCCGCAACGTACCATTCTTAACTTTACATGGAAGACGGGGCGGAAGTGCGATCGCAGCAGCTGCCATTAACGCCTTAGCCACAGAGGAAGAATAA
- a CDS encoding precorrin-2 C(20)-methyltransferase: protein MNTGGRLYGIGVGPGDPELLTLKALRLLQSAPVIAYQSATDRESIARKIVSQYLPGNQIEVLYHLPRALEPDKAKSIYDQEVEPIADHLASGRDVVVLCEGDPFFYGSFMYIFTRLSDKYQTEVVPGISSLMACPVSLGVPFTYYNDILTVLPATLPTEMLITHLLATDAAAIMKLGRHFTKVRDVLHQLGIASRAKYIERATTTQQRILPLDEVNPEEVPYFSMIVIPTKQKL from the coding sequence ATGAACACAGGAGGTCGTCTGTATGGAATTGGTGTAGGGCCTGGAGATCCAGAACTATTGACCCTCAAAGCATTGCGGCTATTACAATCTGCCCCCGTCATAGCTTATCAATCAGCCACAGACCGGGAAAGTATTGCCCGCAAAATAGTGTCGCAATATTTACCCGGTAATCAAATCGAGGTTTTGTATCATCTCCCCCGTGCCTTAGAACCCGACAAAGCCAAATCCATCTACGACCAAGAAGTTGAACCGATTGCCGACCATCTAGCCTCTGGTCGGGATGTGGTTGTTTTATGTGAAGGAGATCCGTTTTTTTACGGTTCCTTCATGTATATTTTCACGCGTTTATCTGATAAATACCAAACGGAAGTTGTCCCTGGTATTTCTTCACTCATGGCCTGTCCAGTCTCCCTGGGCGTACCATTCACCTACTACAACGATATTCTCACAGTTCTACCTGCCACACTGCCCACAGAAATGCTAATTACACATCTATTAGCAACAGACGCAGCTGCAATCATGAAACTGGGTCGCCATTTTACCAAAGTCCGCGATGTTCTCCATCAATTAGGAATAGCATCACGGGCAAAATATATTGAACGGGCAACAACGACACAACAGCGAATTTTACCACTCGATGAAGTGAATCCCGAAGAAGTTCCATATTTTTCGATGATTGTCATCCCGACAAAACAGAAACTCTAA
- the cobJ gene encoding precorrin-3B C(17)-methyltransferase, with translation MNTRVAAAVIILSQNSVAVGRQITSILPGAKLYGLANRTSDVDVSFTNFGETLRELFSTGTPLIGICAAGILIRTLAPLITDKSQEPPVLAVAEDGSAVVPLLGGLSGVNDLARQIAEVLNVKPAITTTGDLRFRTALLSPPPGYHLANPEDGKKFIADLLAGAKVKLEGTAPWLSESQLPIDPNGELTIQITENLGTPQPNCLVYHPATVAIATDSETNGNKQGKLAIIGTGPGASKWMSPQVKEILNAATDLVGYKTYINLIGSLADGKHIHESDNREEEARAKMALDLAAQGKYVAVVSSGDPGIYAMAAAVFEVLDHYNKPEWQNIEIQVAPGISAMQATAATIGAPLGHDFCAISLSDILKPWAIITQRITAAAQADFVIAFYNPVSKERTWQLAEAKNILLKYRKPDTPVVLGRNLGRPGEAVKVITLDQLEPASADMRTLILIGSSQTRQIQRSDDKVWVYTPRRYKP, from the coding sequence ATGAACACAAGGGTTGCAGCTGCCGTTATTATATTGAGTCAAAATAGTGTAGCAGTAGGACGGCAAATTACCAGTATTTTACCAGGGGCGAAATTATACGGTTTAGCAAATCGCACCTCAGATGTTGATGTTAGTTTTACGAATTTTGGCGAAACATTGCGAGAGTTATTCTCTACCGGCACACCATTAATTGGTATTTGTGCAGCTGGTATTCTCATCAGAACTTTAGCACCTCTAATTACAGATAAAAGTCAAGAACCTCCTGTATTAGCTGTAGCTGAAGATGGTAGCGCAGTTGTCCCGCTTTTAGGTGGACTAAGTGGAGTCAATGATTTAGCCCGTCAAATTGCGGAAGTGCTAAATGTCAAACCAGCAATTACGACCACAGGTGATTTGCGTTTTCGCACAGCATTGTTATCTCCTCCTCCTGGATATCATTTAGCTAACCCAGAAGATGGAAAAAAATTTATTGCAGATTTATTAGCAGGGGCAAAAGTTAAATTAGAAGGAACAGCCCCTTGGTTGAGTGAGAGTCAATTACCAATAGACCCCAATGGAGAGTTAACAATTCAGATTACTGAAAATTTGGGAACTCCTCAACCTAACTGTTTAGTTTATCATCCCGCTACAGTTGCGATCGCCACCGATTCCGAAACCAACGGAAACAAACAAGGAAAATTAGCCATAATTGGCACTGGTCCTGGTGCATCAAAATGGATGTCTCCTCAAGTCAAAGAAATCCTCAATGCTGCCACGGATTTAGTTGGTTATAAAACTTATATCAATTTAATCGGTTCTCTGGCTGATGGTAAACACATTCATGAGTCCGACAACCGAGAAGAAGAAGCAAGGGCAAAAATGGCGCTAGACTTAGCCGCCCAGGGAAAATATGTAGCAGTGGTTTCATCAGGCGACCCCGGTATCTATGCAATGGCAGCCGCAGTATTTGAAGTTTTAGACCACTATAACAAACCAGAATGGCAAAACATCGAAATCCAAGTCGCTCCTGGAATATCCGCCATGCAAGCCACAGCAGCCACCATTGGCGCACCATTAGGACATGACTTCTGTGCGATTTCCCTATCTGACATTTTAAAACCTTGGGCAATTATCACCCAACGCATTACCGCAGCTGCCCAAGCTGATTTTGTCATTGCCTTTTATAATCCGGTTTCTAAAGAACGTACTTGGCAATTAGCAGAAGCTAAAAATATCTTGCTAAAGTACAGAAAGCCAGATACTCCAGTAGTATTAGGGCGGAATCTTGGCAGACCCGGAGAAGCAGTCAAAGTTATCACCCTTGACCAGTTAGAACCAGCTTCAGCCGATATGCGAACTTTGATTCTCATTGGTTCCTCTCAAACTCGCCAGATTCAACGCAGTGATGATAAAGTATGGGTTTATACGCCACGCCGTTATAAACCCTAA
- a CDS encoding pentapeptide repeat-containing protein, with product MDTKKLLSQYKSGERDFQGITLHQANLNQANLSGVNLTEADLSGADLSQANLSGCNLTRANLTNADLNSANLQYTNLSEVNLIGADLMKANLKESNLSRADLRGANLMLANLLGANLSEVEMSGAVLNGANLNKANLIGSNINESEFNNTDLAGAIITELEMTGEILHIGLSHQWITWAGTC from the coding sequence ATGGATACTAAAAAACTCCTGAGTCAATATAAATCAGGAGAGCGAGATTTTCAAGGCATAACTCTACATCAGGCAAATTTAAATCAGGCTAACTTGAGTGGGGTTAATTTAACTGAAGCTGATTTGAGTGGTGCTGACTTAAGTCAAGCTAACTTGAGTGGATGTAACTTAACCAGAGCAAATTTGACGAATGCTGACTTAAATAGCGCAAATTTGCAATATACCAATTTGAGTGAAGTCAACTTAATTGGGGCTGATTTAATGAAAGCTAACCTCAAAGAAAGTAACCTAAGTCGTGCAGATTTGCGTGGTGCAAATTTAATGTTAGCAAACTTACTAGGTGCAAACCTCAGCGAAGTAGAAATGAGTGGTGCTGTTTTAAATGGTGCTAATCTCAACAAAGCCAATTTAATTGGTAGCAATATCAATGAATCAGAATTCAATAATACAGATTTAGCAGGAGCAATTATCACTGAACTAGAGATGACCGGCGAAATTTTGCATATCGGTTTATCTCATCAATGGATAACTTGGGCTGGGACTTGCTAA